One window from the genome of Nicotiana sylvestris chromosome 9, ASM39365v2, whole genome shotgun sequence encodes:
- the LOC138878516 gene encoding secreted RxLR effector protein 161-like has translation MVKPQSSLKMHHRKEQEGTSKKIDTPIPTSTKLDIDEPGSSIDQKLYREMIDSLLYLTTRRPDIIFSIGLCTRFQENPKKSHLTDVKRIMRYLKGTTDLCLWFLVDRKSTSGLTHFLSSCLVSWAIKKQNSVALSTAEAEYVVVASCCAQLM, from the exons ATGGTGAAACCACAGTCCAGTCTGAAGATGCATCACAGGAAGGAACAG GAAGGAACATCCAAAAAAATTGACACTCCTATTCCAACATCCACgaaattggatatagatgaacctggctcatctattgatcagaagttgtatagggaaATGATTGATTCTCTTTTGTATCTTACTACTAGAAGACCTGACATTATTTTCAGTATAGGTCTTTGCACTCGATTTCAGGAAAATCCAaagaagtcccacttgactgaTGTCAAGAGAATAatgagatacttgaaaggcactactgacctttgcctttg gttccttgtggataggaagagcacctcaggtttGACACACTTCCTtagttcatgtcttgtgtcatgggctattaaaaaacaaaattcagtggccttatctactgctgaagctgagtatgttgttgttgcttcatgttgtgctcaattgatGTGA